The following are from one region of the Salvia splendens isolate huo1 chromosome 2, SspV2, whole genome shotgun sequence genome:
- the LOC121763647 gene encoding macrophage migration inhibitory factor homolog: MPCLDISTNVNLDGVDADSVFSTLTTAVSQIVGKPENFVMVLIKGSVPLTFGGNKEPAALAEIMAMGGLNTKVKRELIATIGSILQDKLSIPKTRFVLKVFDANMGRNISKL, encoded by the exons atgccTTGTCTTGATATCTCGACCAACGTTAATCTTGACGGAGTCGACGCCGATTCCGTCTTCTCGACGCTCACAACCGCCGTTTCTCAGATCGTCGGAAAGCCCGAAAAC TTCGTGATGGTTCTAATAAAAGGGTCAGTGCCTCTTACGTTCGGAGGTAATAAAGAACCAGCTGCACTAGCTGAAATTATGGCCATGGGAGGCCTTAATACCAAAGTGAAGAGAGAGCTAATTGCAACCATTGGATCCATTTTACAGGACAAACTGTCTATTCCTAAGACTAGATTTGTCTTAAAAGTTTTTGACGCTAATATGGGTAGAAACATCTCAAAATTGTAA